One window of the Caminibacter pacificus genome contains the following:
- a CDS encoding efflux RND transporter permease subunit has protein sequence MKRIIEFFIKNAAFTHTLFIIVIISAILAYKNVPKELFPPATLDKILIQGAYPGASPETLDKMAVVPIEDELKTYQEVSSVESVISSGNFVITVNLKPGSNKLELLNEFKNVVANIRQDLPSDMTEPTVTIAKKAFPLMFISVASNTLNKDQLLKAADEVKKELSKLKDLTQVEIRGDSDKNIYFELDNKKIEALGLDKTLLINALSSVNTIFPVGKVEDSKHYFVSMFPQGVKDFKNTLIKVGDKIVRLSDIAIVKRAYATPTQIGKYNGIPNITIDVRKGESGDAIALSKKIREILKEYHKKHPEVIFGISTDTSKWVRNRFNTVVSNIIFGLILVFFIMWIFLNWRISLVVTLGIPTSFAIAMIALDYYNFSLNLLSMLGALIALGMIVDEAIVVGENIYRHMEMGKTKLQAAIDGTVEVFWPVVAAAMTTVLAFLPMLLIKGEIGVFIKILPVMITILILSSLFEAFVFLPLHSKEILKVVPSKKEIFWEKFQNFYRKTLEVIFRFRYVALFFFLVIVPFLLAMGFKHSKFQLFPTFDASQIYVNGKFEGNYTITQTARAIKPIEKVLKKYLGPDVEGFTTVVGMQMNNKGEANVGANYFHIFVDLKDKKPTDFYNKYIAPIFQPIKVTGQTRTVTAQQLAMELKKEYKHIKIPGLTELNVIVPQAGVVKSDIVISIAGDNQEKILKAIKMLESAMAKIKGVYNIYDDAELGAYELKIKPNAYGEKLGFSEGNIFSQLRAFFGEAEYAKTFDKDGIVKIIIKDINKDKIDELKYFRLTIPGTNQLIELDKVADFIVKRSFKKIHKYDGIAAKSVYASVNKKILTVNDFYKKIDPVLEKIKKEGLKILIGGAAKTSKEFMNDLKEALVVAILLIFLILVLMFDSILLPFVIISVIPLSFLGVIFGNMVMHMNMTMLGMIGIVGLAGVVVNDGIVMVDFIKKAKNIEEILLFASYRLRPVLLTSITTFFGLFTLMFFPYGQSAILQPLAIALGFGLMWGTILNLFYLPVFYYILNKNRLNNKSGLLKRAYEKIFKRG, from the coding sequence ATGAAAAGAATAATCGAGTTTTTTATCAAAAATGCCGCTTTTACTCATACGCTATTTATTATCGTGATAATTTCCGCAATTTTAGCTTATAAAAACGTTCCAAAAGAGCTTTTTCCACCTGCAACGCTCGATAAGATTCTGATTCAGGGTGCGTATCCTGGAGCAAGCCCCGAGACTCTTGATAAAATGGCGGTGGTGCCGATTGAAGACGAACTTAAGACTTACCAGGAAGTCTCTTCTGTAGAGTCTGTCATAAGCTCGGGGAATTTTGTAATTACGGTCAATCTAAAACCCGGAAGCAACAAACTCGAATTATTAAACGAATTTAAAAACGTCGTGGCGAATATCAGGCAGGATTTGCCAAGCGATATGACCGAACCTACCGTAACAATTGCAAAAAAAGCTTTTCCTTTGATGTTTATATCAGTTGCAAGCAATACCTTAAATAAAGACCAGCTTTTAAAAGCGGCGGATGAGGTGAAAAAGGAGCTTAGCAAACTAAAAGATTTAACTCAGGTAGAAATTAGAGGCGATAGTGATAAAAATATCTATTTTGAGCTTGATAACAAAAAAATCGAAGCTTTAGGACTTGATAAAACCCTTTTGATTAACGCATTGAGTTCCGTTAATACTATTTTCCCGGTAGGAAAAGTGGAAGATTCGAAACACTATTTCGTATCAATGTTTCCTCAGGGTGTGAAAGATTTCAAAAATACATTGATAAAAGTAGGGGATAAGATTGTCAGACTTAGCGATATCGCAATAGTAAAAAGGGCTTATGCCACTCCTACTCAAATAGGAAAATACAACGGAATTCCGAATATTACGATTGACGTTAGAAAAGGTGAGAGCGGGGATGCTATTGCTTTAAGTAAAAAAATCAGAGAAATTCTAAAAGAGTATCACAAAAAACATCCCGAAGTTATTTTCGGTATCTCCACTGATACGAGCAAATGGGTTAGAAACAGATTCAATACCGTTGTTAGTAATATTATTTTCGGGTTGATTTTGGTCTTTTTCATTATGTGGATTTTTCTCAATTGGAGGATTTCTCTTGTTGTTACGCTTGGGATTCCGACATCTTTTGCAATTGCTATGATTGCGCTTGATTATTATAATTTTTCGCTAAATCTTTTATCCATGCTCGGGGCTTTGATAGCTCTTGGGATGATTGTGGATGAGGCGATAGTGGTAGGTGAAAACATATATCGTCATATGGAAATGGGAAAAACTAAACTCCAAGCAGCAATTGACGGAACTGTGGAAGTTTTTTGGCCGGTGGTGGCAGCTGCAATGACTACCGTGCTTGCGTTTTTACCTATGCTTTTGATAAAAGGTGAAATCGGTGTGTTTATTAAGATTTTGCCGGTTATGATTACTATTTTAATATTAAGTTCGCTTTTTGAAGCGTTTGTATTTTTGCCTCTTCATTCAAAAGAAATTTTAAAGGTCGTACCTTCTAAAAAAGAGATTTTTTGGGAGAAATTTCAAAACTTTTATAGAAAGACTCTCGAAGTTATTTTTAGATTCAGGTATGTTGCTCTTTTCTTTTTCTTGGTAATCGTTCCGTTTTTACTTGCTATGGGCTTTAAACACTCTAAATTTCAACTTTTCCCGACGTTTGATGCGAGTCAGATATATGTAAACGGAAAATTCGAGGGCAATTATACTATCACTCAAACTGCTCGGGCTATTAAACCTATCGAGAAAGTATTAAAAAAATATTTGGGGCCCGATGTTGAAGGATTTACGACCGTAGTCGGAATGCAGATGAATAATAAAGGCGAAGCGAATGTCGGAGCGAACTATTTTCATATTTTTGTGGATTTGAAAGATAAAAAGCCGACCGATTTTTACAATAAATATATCGCTCCTATTTTTCAACCTATAAAAGTTACCGGACAAACAAGGACAGTAACTGCTCAGCAATTGGCAATGGAATTGAAAAAAGAGTACAAACATATAAAAATCCCCGGGCTTACGGAGCTTAATGTAATAGTCCCGCAAGCAGGAGTCGTTAAGAGCGATATTGTCATAAGTATTGCCGGAGACAATCAAGAAAAAATCTTAAAAGCGATAAAAATGCTTGAGAGTGCCATGGCGAAAATAAAAGGGGTTTATAATATTTATGACGATGCGGAGCTCGGGGCGTATGAGCTTAAGATAAAACCTAACGCTTACGGCGAAAAATTGGGATTTAGCGAGGGGAATATCTTTTCGCAGTTAAGAGCGTTTTTTGGTGAAGCGGAGTATGCGAAGACTTTTGATAAAGACGGAATAGTTAAAATCATTATAAAAGATATAAACAAAGACAAAATCGATGAACTTAAATATTTCAGACTTACAATTCCCGGGACCAATCAGTTAATCGAGCTTGATAAAGTAGCGGATTTCATCGTTAAACGTTCATTCAAAAAAATCCATAAATATGACGGAATAGCGGCAAAAAGCGTATATGCGAGCGTAAATAAAAAAATATTAACCGTTAATGATTTTTATAAAAAAATAGATCCCGTACTTGAAAAAATTAAAAAAGAAGGTCTTAAAATTTTAATCGGCGGTGCGGCTAAGACGAGTAAAGAGTTTATGAATGACTTGAAAGAAGCGCTTGTGGTTGCGATACTTCTTATTTTCTTGATTTTGGTTTTGATGTTCGATTCGATTCTTTTACCTTTTGTGATTATTTCTGTAATTCCGCTTTCGTTTTTGGGAGTGATTTTCGGGAATATGGTTATGCATATGAATATGACTATGCTTGGGATGATAGGTATCGTCGGGCTTGCCGGGGTAGTGGTGAATGACGGAATAGTAATGGTCGATTTTATTAAAAAAGCAAAAAACATCGAAGAGATACTTCTTTTTGCGTCGTACAGACTAAGGCCTGTGCTTCTTACGTCTATTACGACGTTTTTCGGGCTTTTTACACTTATGTTTTTCCCTTACGGCCAAAGCGCGATTTTACAGCCTTTGGCCATCGCGTTAGGTTTCGGGCTTATGTGGGGGACAATACTTAACCTCTTTTATTTACCTGTCTTTTATTATATACTTAATAAAAACAGGCTCAATAATAAAAGCGGGCTTTTAAAAAGAGCGTATGAAAAAATATTTAAAAGGGGTTAA
- a CDS encoding calcium:proton antiporter, with product MHQRQEHSENKYIEIFKDYWDIFVGFSSLPLAIIFHLQGVHLLATIFAAIGIGSLAVTISEIAEILAERFGEPFGSMILTFSAVLVEILILFMVIMEAKTHPEVLETVKNGIVATVIVDLNALLGLAVFVGGLSFKEQVHNEDTSASYTTVLFVAAAMLLVPTTISLHSSQDALFKASVIIAVLLFIFYFFIFKFQTDTHVHFFKFKKRSRVKKYIKEDEHDDYYFDRKSNIFNIVFLAFLLVLIGVLSEIFANDGVVVFNSFGLTAGFVGILIAFVTVAPELFTAIRAAKNDEMQRVINIAMGASTVSILLTVPALIFLSMLIGVKLTLDFTPLQVGALLLTIMLVWKTTEDGETNYLEGLSHLMIFLSYAVIAIFY from the coding sequence TTGCACCAGCGGCAAGAGCATTCGGAAAACAAATATATTGAAATTTTCAAAGATTATTGGGATATTTTCGTAGGATTTTCGTCTTTACCACTTGCGATTATTTTTCATCTACAAGGAGTTCATCTTTTAGCGACTATATTTGCTGCGATAGGAATAGGAAGTTTGGCCGTTACTATTTCCGAAATTGCAGAGATTTTGGCTGAGAGGTTCGGGGAGCCTTTCGGGAGTATGATATTGACATTTAGTGCTGTATTGGTTGAGATTTTGATTCTTTTTATGGTGATTATGGAAGCCAAAACACACCCTGAAGTTTTAGAGACCGTTAAAAACGGGATAGTAGCTACGGTAATCGTCGATTTGAACGCGCTTTTAGGACTTGCCGTATTTGTCGGGGGGCTTAGTTTTAAAGAACAAGTCCACAACGAAGATACTTCGGCAAGCTATACAACCGTGCTTTTCGTAGCGGCGGCTATGCTTTTGGTACCTACTACCATTTCGCTTCATTCAAGTCAAGACGCTTTATTTAAAGCAAGTGTGATTATCGCCGTGCTTTTGTTTATTTTTTATTTCTTTATTTTCAAATTCCAAACGGATACTCACGTTCACTTTTTCAAATTCAAAAAAAGAAGTAGGGTAAAAAAATATATAAAAGAAGACGAGCACGACGATTACTATTTCGATAGAAAATCAAATATTTTTAATATCGTGTTTTTGGCGTTTTTGCTTGTGTTAATCGGCGTACTTTCGGAAATATTCGCAAACGACGGAGTCGTTGTTTTTAATAGTTTTGGGCTTACGGCCGGGTTTGTAGGGATTTTGATAGCATTCGTAACGGTTGCTCCCGAGCTTTTTACAGCTATTAGAGCGGCAAAAAACGACGAAATGCAAAGAGTTATCAATATCGCAATGGGTGCGAGTACCGTTAGTATTCTTTTGACGGTGCCGGCTTTGATTTTCCTTTCTATGCTTATAGGCGTAAAACTTACGCTTGATTTTACTCCTTTGCAAGTAGGGGCGCTACTTCTTACTATTATGCTTGTATGGAAAACCACGGAAGACGGGGAGACGAATTATCTTGAGGGACTTTCTCACCTAATGATATTCTTAAGTTACGCGGTTATCGCTATTTTCTATTAA
- the bioV gene encoding pimelyl-ACP methyl ester esterase BioV translates to MKFFSGFCLCNEKELFADYLEDREFVVAGFSKGAQIALDYVLNTKKRVDKLQLLSPAYFNYTDKIIKMNLIAFEKDKKAYIKNFLKKAGLPDEKYVCDCDIEELKELFTFDWEKIKHLKNVKVEVFLGEYDKISALKAAYEFFRNYADVYFIKKANHFLRS, encoded by the coding sequence ATGAAATTTTTTAGCGGTTTTTGTTTGTGTAACGAAAAAGAGCTTTTTGCGGATTACTTGGAGGATAGGGAATTCGTAGTTGCCGGATTTAGCAAAGGAGCTCAAATAGCGTTGGATTATGTCTTAAATACTAAAAAAAGAGTCGATAAACTCCAACTTCTCTCTCCCGCATATTTCAACTATACCGATAAAATAATCAAAATGAACTTAATCGCCTTTGAAAAAGACAAAAAAGCCTATATTAAAAATTTTTTAAAAAAAGCCGGTTTGCCGGATGAAAAATATGTTTGTGATTGCGATATAGAGGAACTAAAAGAGCTTTTTACTTTTGATTGGGAAAAAATAAAGCATTTAAAAAATGTAAAAGTCGAGGTTTTTTTAGGAGAATATGATAAAATTTCGGCTTTAAAAGCGGCATATGAATTTTTTAGAAACTATGCCGATGTTTATTTTATAAAAAAAGCAAATCATTTTTTAAGGAGTTAA
- the mtaB gene encoding tRNA (N(6)-L-threonylcarbamoyladenosine(37)-C(2))-methylthiotransferase MtaB, which translates to MKVFIKTFGCRSNIFDSEIMKNIIGEVVDSEDKADLIIVNSCTVTNFADRDLRQYINKWQSKDIMLTGCGAYTQGKKLLKEGKVKAVLGHKYKEEIDKYLDFRGIKLGDFNFKNSKILQNISKTKAFIKIQEGCDFECAYCIIPYVRGHSRSIEENVILDEIKKLRDAGISEFVLTGINMGSYGKDTGTTLSGLIKKISEIRGVKRIRLGSLEPSQIDEELIDLTQNGILEKHLHIALQHTSDKMLRIMKRRNRVKPTLELFEKLASKNIALGTDFIVGHPGESEEIWQEALENFKKYPLTHIHIFRYSPREGTLSATMKQDVPGDIAKKRAKILDEIVKRNNYEFRLKNKNLPLFVHIEDFKDGYYTGYDEFYNKMKLKGDFNKGEWVRVKNYEVKEIENVKE; encoded by the coding sequence GTGAAGGTTTTTATTAAGACGTTCGGGTGCAGGAGTAATATTTTTGATAGTGAGATTATGAAAAATATAATCGGTGAAGTTGTAGATAGTGAAGATAAAGCCGATTTGATAATCGTCAATTCCTGCACCGTTACCAATTTCGCCGATAGGGATTTGAGACAATATATTAATAAGTGGCAGAGTAAAGATATTATGTTAACCGGCTGCGGTGCATATACTCAGGGTAAAAAGCTTTTAAAAGAGGGGAAAGTAAAAGCGGTTCTCGGACATAAGTATAAAGAAGAAATTGATAAATATTTGGATTTTAGAGGTATTAAACTTGGAGATTTTAATTTCAAAAATTCAAAAATTTTGCAAAACATCTCGAAAACGAAAGCTTTTATCAAAATCCAAGAAGGGTGTGATTTTGAGTGCGCTTATTGTATTATTCCTTATGTCAGAGGGCATTCGAGAAGTATAGAAGAAAACGTAATATTGGATGAAATAAAAAAACTAAGAGATGCCGGTATTAGCGAATTCGTTTTGACAGGTATCAATATGGGAAGTTATGGCAAAGATACCGGTACGACTCTTAGCGGGCTTATAAAAAAAATATCTGAAATCAGAGGAGTTAAGAGGATACGTCTTGGGAGTCTTGAGCCGAGTCAGATAGATGAGGAGCTCATAGACCTAACCCAAAACGGAATTCTTGAAAAACACCTTCATATCGCCTTACAACACACAAGTGATAAAATGCTAAGAATAATGAAAAGAAGAAACAGAGTAAAACCCACTCTTGAGCTTTTTGAAAAACTCGCTTCAAAAAATATAGCTTTAGGGACCGATTTTATCGTCGGGCATCCCGGAGAGAGCGAGGAGATATGGCAAGAAGCGCTTGAAAATTTCAAAAAATATCCGCTCACTCATATTCATATTTTCAGATACTCTCCTCGAGAAGGAACGCTAAGTGCTACGATGAAACAAGACGTTCCCGGCGATATTGCCAAAAAACGTGCTAAAATTTTAGACGAAATAGTAAAAAGAAATAATTACGAGTTCAGATTAAAAAACAAAAATTTACCGCTTTTTGTGCATATTGAGGATTTTAAAGACGGATATTATACCGGATATGACGAGTTTTATAACAAAATGAAATTAAAAGGCGATTTTAATAAAGGAGAGTGGGTGAGAGTGAAAAATTACGAGGTAAAGGAAATCGAAAATGTCAAAGAATAA
- a CDS encoding AAA family ATPase: MSKNKNSLIIISIVAILFMLLIWAGIKSGDLNASVLMSQIIAVVIIFGFFIGFLLLLKKLAPQPQQPTQHVQVEMNTGIEKDFVIQPTTSNVTFKDVAGISEVKEELFEIVDFLKNPEKYRSFGINLPKGVLLVGPPGVGKTLIAKALAGEAGVPFFYQSGSSFVQMYVGVGAKRVRDLFSKAKAMAPSIIFIDEIDAIGKARGNLRNDEREATLNQLLTEMDGFEGSEGVIVIGATNKVELLDEALLRPGRFDRRVFVELPGLQDRIAILKVHLKDKPFKGNLENIAKMTVGFSGAALASLVNEASIHALKQGKHFIDEEDFYAVKDKVILGKKRLNTYSPKEKEILSYYQAAKAVIADWLGVDFERISLVKDDFKEEDKEIVSKTEIMSKIETLLAGRVAVEEKFNEKYSNAHKDIKKARELALLMIREYGMGESVVGDESEAAKILNDAYAETKVLYNSNLDLIEKAYEKMLKDEVIHKEDLKKIKDEIF; this comes from the coding sequence ATGTCAAAGAATAAAAATTCTTTAATTATAATCAGCATAGTTGCCATACTTTTTATGCTTTTGATTTGGGCTGGGATTAAATCCGGAGATTTAAACGCAAGCGTTCTTATGTCGCAAATAATAGCGGTAGTGATAATTTTCGGATTTTTTATCGGATTTTTACTGCTTCTTAAAAAATTGGCACCACAACCGCAACAACCGACTCAGCATGTACAAGTGGAGATGAATACGGGGATTGAAAAAGATTTTGTAATTCAACCGACCACTTCAAACGTAACGTTTAAAGACGTAGCCGGGATTAGCGAAGTAAAAGAAGAGCTTTTTGAGATAGTTGATTTTCTAAAAAACCCTGAAAAATACAGAAGTTTCGGAATTAATCTTCCAAAAGGGGTTTTATTGGTAGGGCCTCCGGGAGTCGGGAAGACTCTTATAGCAAAAGCTCTTGCCGGAGAAGCCGGAGTGCCGTTTTTTTATCAAAGCGGAAGTAGTTTCGTGCAGATGTATGTAGGTGTAGGGGCTAAAAGAGTTAGGGATTTGTTTAGCAAAGCAAAAGCGATGGCTCCGAGTATCATATTTATCGACGAAATCGACGCGATAGGAAAAGCCAGAGGAAATTTAAGAAACGACGAAAGAGAAGCTACTCTTAATCAGCTTTTGACCGAAATGGACGGGTTTGAAGGGAGTGAAGGCGTTATTGTTATAGGTGCTACGAATAAAGTGGAATTATTGGATGAAGCGCTTCTTAGACCCGGGAGATTCGATAGACGCGTATTTGTAGAGCTTCCGGGACTTCAAGACAGAATCGCTATTTTAAAAGTCCATTTGAAAGACAAACCATTTAAAGGAAACCTTGAAAACATTGCAAAAATGACGGTCGGTTTTAGCGGGGCGGCTCTTGCTTCTTTGGTGAATGAAGCTAGTATTCACGCACTAAAACAAGGCAAACATTTTATCGACGAAGAAGACTTTTACGCAGTAAAAGATAAAGTGATTTTAGGAAAAAAACGCCTAAATACCTACTCTCCGAAAGAAAAAGAAATTCTTAGCTATTATCAAGCGGCAAAAGCTGTTATCGCGGATTGGCTCGGGGTGGATTTCGAGAGAATTTCTCTTGTTAAAGACGATTTTAAAGAAGAAGACAAAGAGATTGTTTCAAAAACCGAGATTATGAGTAAAATAGAAACTCTTCTTGCCGGACGAGTGGCTGTAGAAGAGAAATTTAACGAAAAATATTCAAACGCACATAAGGATATCAAAAAAGCAAGAGAGCTCGCACTTCTTATGATAAGAGAATACGGAATGGGCGAGAGTGTTGTAGGAGATGAGAGCGAAGCGGCTAAAATCTTAAACGACGCTTATGCCGAAACAAAAGTGCTTTATAATTCCAACCTTGATTTGATAGAAAAAGCTTACGAAAAAATGTTAAAAGACGAAGTTATTCACAAAGAAGATTTGAAAAAAATAAAAGATGAAATTTTTTAG
- a CDS encoding TRAP transporter substrate-binding protein → MDRRKFLKTAGIGAVATTAFTTNLYAKTRKTLKVCLSWPKTLPIMGEGIFFFANRVKELSGGALKIKVYGANELVPALGVFDACSKGLIDGFHSGPYYWKGKNPAFSLFTAYPFGMVADEMQGWLDFAGGMELWRELYAKYNLIPFKGGNTGNQMGGWFRKPIKSLADMKGLKIRIPGLGGEVMAALGVKPVNIPGGELYTALERGVIDATEWVGPALDTKMGFYKVAKYYYSGWHEPGTNLELTFNKKKFERLPKEFQAIIETAANEMNARMLAQFQYENGKALKKIMSGEYGVKLCEFPADVNEAAKKAIKKILEENANKSKDFARVYENIQSYFPDTRKWTDVGMKWFLDTRDTDFKYDKC, encoded by the coding sequence ATGGATAGAAGAAAATTCTTAAAAACTGCGGGAATAGGAGCGGTTGCCACTACTGCATTTACTACTAATCTTTACGCAAAAACGAGAAAAACTCTAAAAGTATGTCTTTCTTGGCCAAAAACTTTGCCTATTATGGGTGAGGGAATCTTTTTCTTTGCAAACAGAGTAAAAGAACTAAGCGGCGGCGCATTAAAAATCAAAGTTTACGGAGCGAACGAACTCGTACCGGCCCTTGGCGTATTTGACGCATGTAGCAAAGGACTAATCGACGGGTTCCATTCGGGTCCTTATTATTGGAAAGGTAAAAACCCTGCATTCAGTCTATTTACTGCGTATCCGTTCGGAATGGTAGCGGATGAAATGCAAGGTTGGCTTGATTTTGCTGGAGGAATGGAGCTTTGGAGAGAGCTTTATGCAAAATACAACCTAATTCCTTTCAAAGGCGGTAACACAGGAAACCAAATGGGAGGATGGTTTAGAAAACCTATTAAATCTCTTGCGGATATGAAGGGACTTAAAATAAGAATCCCGGGACTTGGCGGTGAAGTAATGGCAGCACTTGGAGTAAAACCTGTAAATATTCCTGGAGGTGAGCTATACACCGCTCTTGAAAGAGGCGTAATTGATGCGACGGAATGGGTAGGACCTGCACTTGATACGAAAATGGGATTCTATAAAGTAGCGAAATATTACTATTCCGGATGGCATGAACCTGGAACTAACCTCGAACTTACGTTTAATAAGAAAAAATTCGAAAGACTTCCAAAAGAGTTCCAAGCTATCATCGAAACTGCGGCAAACGAAATGAACGCAAGAATGCTTGCGCAATTCCAATACGAAAACGGAAAAGCGCTTAAAAAAATTATGAGCGGTGAATACGGTGTAAAACTTTGCGAATTCCCGGCAGACGTAAACGAAGCGGCTAAAAAAGCTATCAAAAAAATCCTTGAAGAAAACGCAAACAAATCAAAAGACTTCGCAAGAGTATATGAAAATATTCAAAGCTACTTCCCTGATACGAGAAAATGGACTGATGTCGGTATGAAATGGTTCCTTGATACGAGAGATACGGATTTCAAATACGACAAATGCTAA